The genomic DNA GGGCGGTGGGCGCCCTCACCGCCCTTTTGACCGCCTTCTACACCTTCCGCCTCCTTTACCTGGTCTTCGCCGGGGAGCCCCGGCAAAGGCACCACGGCCACTACCTGCCCCCGGTCATGGGCATCACCCTTCTGCCCCTTGCGGCACTCGGGCTCGGGGGAGGCCTGCTCAACCTGCCGGCCCTCTACGGCGGCAACGAAGCGTTGACAAGACTGCTCGGTCCCCTGGCGGGCCGCCCCGTGCATGCCTCCCACGAACTGGAGTGGACCCTCGCCGGGCTCGCCGCAGCCATCCTGGTCGCCGGCTGGGCCATCGCCCACTGGCGCTACGCTCGATTCAGGGGCGACCGGGAGGCGGCCCCGAATCGTTTCCTGCGGCAAGGCTGGGGCGCCGACTGGCTGGTGGAGAAAACCGTCCTCGTCCCCTTCCGGGCCCTGGCGACATTCTCCTGGAAAGGAGCCGACCAGACGGTCATCGACGGCCTGCTCGAATCGGCCGCCGCGGGCTGCCAGGGGGCGGGGGAGCGGCTGCGCCGCCTCACCACCGGCCGCCTCTCGGTCTACCTGCAGAGCCTAGCCTGGGGGCTTGTGGCGGTCCTCGGCTGGATGCTGATCGCGCTGGTGAAATAGCGGGGGCGAGGACAAAGGAAAAAGGTAGAAGGATAATGAACGCGTTTCTGGTATCTGGTATCTAGGCTTTTAGGTGCCCCCCCTTTCGACGCCGCCGGAGCGAAGCGGATATTTTGAGGAATTCGAGGGCAAATGTCTGAGCGAAGCGAGTTCTTGCCCGCGCTCAAAAAATCCGCGCAGCGGAGGGAACCCGCAGGGCAAGTCGTTGGGGCGCCCTTTCTCTGCTTACTCTCTTTGGGCGAGCAAAGAGAGTAAGGCGTCGTCCGGGGACGCAACCCCGATATTTTGCGATCGAACACAAAGGCCAACATGCACAACCTGACCCACATCCCCTGGCTTACCCTCCTCCTCGCCATCCCCATGGCCGGAGCCCTCCTTTGCCTGGTCCTGGCCCGGCGCCCGGCGGCCTGCCGCTGGATCGCCCTGGCCGCCACGGTCGCGGTCTTCGCCGTGGCCGCGGGCCTCTTCATCCAGGGCAACGCCGGCATGGGCTGGCTGTGGTGGGAGGACGCCCCCTGGATCGGCCGCTGGGGCATCCGCTACACCGTCGGCATGGACGGCCTCTCCCTCCTCCTGGTCCTGCTCTCCGCCTGTCTTCTGGTCCTGTCGGTGCTGATCTCCTGGCGGGAGATCGACCGCCACGGCCCCCTCTACTACGCCCTGCTTCTTCTGCTGGAGACGGGCATCCTGGGGGTCTTCCTCGCCCTCGACCTGGTCCTCTTCTATCTCTTCTGGGAGGTCATGCTCATCCCGATGTTCCTTCTCATCGGGATCTGGGGCCACGAACGACGGCTCTACGCGGCGGTGAAGTTCTTCCTCTTCACACTCGCCGGCAGCCTCCTGATGCTCCTGGCGATCCTCGGCCTCTACGTCCTGCACGGCCGCCAGACCGGGGACTGGACCTTCGCCCTGGCCGCCCTTCAGGAGACGGCCGTCCCCGCCGGGTTGGCCCCCTGGATGTTCGGCGCCTTCCTGCTGGCCTTCGCCGTCAAGGTCCCCCTCGTCCCGGTCCACACCTGGCTGCCCGACGCCCACACCGAAGCCCCCACCGCCGGATCGGTGATTCTGGCAGGCCTGCTCCTGAAGACCGGCGTCTACGGCCTGCTGCGCTTCGGATTTCCCCTTTTTCCGGAGGTCGCCCTGACCTCCCTCCCCCTGCTGGCCCTGCTCGCCCTGATCGGCATTTTCTACGCCGCCTGGATCGCCTACCTGCAGGTGGACGCCAAGCGCCTGGTCGCCTACTCTTCTGTCGCCCACCTCGGGTTCGTGATCCTGGGGATCGCCGCATGGAACGTCACCGCCCTTGAGGGAAGCATTCTGCAGATGGTCAACCACGGCATCACCACCGGGGCCCTTTTCGCCCTGGTGGGGATGATCGACGCCCGGGCGGGGACCCGCCGCCTCGACGGCCTTGGCGGGCTGTGGGCCAGGATTCCCGTCCTCTCCGCCTTCTTCCTCTTTTTCTGCCTCGCCTCGCTGGGGCTGCCGGGTCTGAACAACTTCGCCGGCGAGATCCTCATCCTGGTCGGCGCCTTCCAGGCCCGGCCCATCTGGGGAGCCCTCGGCATGGCCGGGGTGGTCTTCGCTGCAGCCTACACCCTGCGCCTGGCCCAGGGCGTCATCTGGGGGGAACCGCGGGACAAGGAACCCTGGCCGGACATGACCGTGCGCGAAGGGCTGGTGCTGGTGCCCCTGGCGGTGATGGTCCTGTGGCTGGGGCTCTACCCCGCCCCCTTCCTGGAGCCGCTGCGCGAACCGGTGCAACTCCTTCTGGACTCCCTCGCATCGGCACCGAAAGGAGGGTTGCCGTGAGCCTTCTCGAGCTGACCTCCCTGCTGCCGGTGCTGATCCTGGCCCTCGGCTCCACCGCCCTGCTGATGGCGGGAGCCTGGTGGCCCGCCTCCCGCAGTCTCCTTCTCACCGGGGTCGGCATCGCCCTGGCCGCCGCCCTCCATGCCGCCCTGGTTACGCCCCCGGCGGCGGAGGTGGCGGGAATGTTCGGAACGGGACCCTATGCCCGCTTCTTCACCGTCCTGTGGTCTCTTGCGGGCGCACTCACCCTCCTGCTGTCGCTGCGCTACGGACCCGAGCGGAATTTCCCCGCGGGCGAGTACGCCTCCCTGATCCTGTTCGCCTCCGCCGGCATGGCCCTTCTCTCCTCGGCGACCTCCCTGGTCGGCGTCTTCCTCGGCCTGGAGACCTTCACCCTGGTCTTCTACATCCTCATCGCCTTCCACAAGGAAAGCCCCGACGGGGCCGAGGCCGGCCTCAAGTACCTGGTGATGGGAGCGGTGGCCACCGGTTTTCTCGCCTTCGGCATCGCTCTGATCTACGCGGTCTCCGGTACCTTTCACATCCCCGAAGCGATGGCGGGCCTCGTCGCCGACGGCCGCCTTCGCCCTCTCGGCCTGGCCGGCTGGGCGATGCTGGTCGTCGCCCTCGGCTTCAAGATCTCCCTCGTCCCCTTCCATCTCTGGACCCCCGACGTCTATCAGGGGGCCCCCGCGCCGGTGACGGGCATTCTCGCCGCCGGCTCCAAGGGAGCGACGGTCGCCGCCCTGGTCCCCCTCCTCTCCGGCCCCCTGACGGGAGGAGACCTGACGCCCCTGCTCTGGCTCCTGTCGGCCCTGACCATGCTCGTCGGCACCCTCTGCGCCCTGCGCCAGGAGAACCTCAAGCGGATGCTCGGCTACTCCTCGGTCGTGCACATGGGCTACGTACTGATCGGCCTGATCGCCAGCGGGGAGATCGGAGAAAGCGCGGTCCTCTTCTACCTGGTATCCTACACCGCCGCCACCCTCGGCGCCTTCGGTACAATCGCCTCTCTCTCGGGCCCCGAGGGCGAGCCCCAGGACCTGTCGGCCCTGCGCGGCCTCGGCTACCGCCATCCCTATCGCGCCGGCGCCCTGGCGGTCTTTCTCTTCTCCCTGGCCGGCATCCCTCCCGCCGCGGGATTCATCGGCAAGTTCGGCATCTTCTACGCGGCGGTCAAAACCGGCTACGTCGGCCTGGCGATCCTCGGGGCCCTCGCCTCCCTCGTCTCCGTCGCCTACTACCTGCGGCCGGTAATGGCCATGTTCATGACCGAAGAGAAAGGCCCGGAGGTGCCCGCCGGAAACTCGGCAGAGCATACCGCCCTGGCCGCCTGCCTGGCGGCCACCCTGCTTCTGGGAATCCTTCCCGGGCCGCTGCTCGACCTGATCGCCCTTGTCCTTCCCTGATCAGAACCAGGAAGGAAGCCACCCAGACAATCACGACAAGGAGGACGCAGCATGAAATGCCATGAAGTCGATTACGAGATCGTCGGAGACGACATGCAGATGGTTACGGTCGAGCTCGACCCGGGCGAGACGGTCATCGCCGAGGCCGGGGCGATGAACTACATGGAGGAGGGGATCGCCTTCGAGGCGAAGATGGGGGACGGCTCACAGCCCGACCAAGGGCTCATGGGGAAACTCCTGGGCGCCGGCAAGCGGGCCCTGACCGGCGAGTCGCTTTTCATGACCCACTTCAGCAACGGCGGAGTCGGCAAGCGCCACGTCGCCTTCGCCGCCCCCTACCCGGGGCGGATCATCCCGATGAACCTGGCCCGGCAGGGAGGCGAGATCCTCTGCCAGAAGGATTCTTTCCTCTGCGCCGCCCTCGGCACCGAGGTCGACATCGCCTTCCAGCGCCGGCTCGGCGCCGGATTCTTCGGCGGAGAGGGCTTCATCCTGCAGCGTCTGCGCGGCGACGGCATGGTCTTCATTCACGCCTGCGGCACCATCGTCGAGCGGGAGCTGAAGGGCGAGACCCTGCGGGTCGACACCGGCTGCCTCGTAGCCTTCGAGCCGACGGTGGAGTACGACATCGAACGGGCCGGCAACCTCAAAAGCATGTTCTTCGGCGGCGAGGGTCTCTTTCTCGCCACCCTGCGCGGCCACGGCCGTGTCTGGATGCAGAGCCTCCCCTTCAGCCGACTGGCCGACCGGATCATCTCCCACGCCCCGAAGGCCGGGGGGAGCGCCAAGGGCGAAGGCTCGGTTCTCGGCGGCCTCGGGCGCATGCTCGACGGGGACTGAGGGGAAAGGAGGGGCCTCCCCAGGTCCCGTTTACCGCCGAGAAACGAAAAAGCCGGCGGGTTTCGCCCCGCCAGGCGAGTCACCTTTCTTGATCGGCCAAGAAAGGTAACCCAAAGAAGGCCGCCCCGCGCCTTGCCCTTAGGGTTCCCTGCGCTGCGCAGATGAATTCGGCACGGACGGAAACTCGCCTTCGGCTTCGGACATCCGTCCGCGTCTCTCCGAATTCATCCACTCCGCTCCGGCGGCGTCACAGGGGGAGAGTGCTCCCCGGAAAATCCCTGTTGAACCCAAAAAAAGGGCCATGGACGCGGGGAGTCGCCCCGGTCCATGGCCCTGTCTTTTTATCCCGGGAAGATTTCCCCGGTCCGCTTCCCTCCGGTTAGAAGGTGTAGACGACCGTGTTGGTCAGGCCGTTGGCCCTGATGGTGACCGTGTCGTGGACGCCTTCGGCGCCTCCCGGGATGTGGAAGGAGGCCGCACCCGAGGAATCGGTAGCGGGGGAATCGGACTTGGAGTAGTCGTCGGTGCCGAACATGCTGAAGGAGACGGTGCAGCCGGAGACAACGGGGTAGACCGTGGCGGTGACCGTCACGTCCGTCCAGGGCCCGGGGTCGAGGGGGCTCGGCACCGCGGTCACCGACACGATGTCGGAGCAGCTGTTGGAGACGGAAACGACCTCCTCGAAATCGACGGTGATCGTCTCGCCCGGCGCGACCTCGTCGAGGGGGACCGGCTTGAAGTCGATGACCATCTCCTTGCCGTTGGCGGGGGGCTGAAAGTTGGTGATGGTGATCGGGGCATAGCCGTCGATCTCCATGACAAAGGTGCCGCCGGCGCCGAAGAGGTTGGGAATCTTCCCGTCCGCGCCGATGTTTCCGGTCGTCAGGGTGCATACATCCGAAGCCTTGGAGGAGCAGGAACTGGGGGTGAACATCCAGTTGATGATCTTCCCGCCGATGTAGCCGCCGAGGGCCCCGGCGCCGATCACGACGGCGGCGGGAGCGCTGACCGTGATCACCCCGGCGGAGATCAGGTAACCGGCGGTGCCCGCGCCGATCAGGCCGCCGGAGACCCCCATATAGGAGGAGACGCCGGTCTCGGCCGCCTTGACCAGGTGCTTCTGGCGGACCTGCTTCAACTCATGGGCGAACAGCTCGGCATCGGTCGAGTCGGGGTTGTTGTACTGGGGATATTCCGCCATGAGTTTCTTGACGTCCTCGAGAGCCGCCTTGGGCAGGTCGCCCACCGCCTTTACCAGGCCGGGGGAGAGTCCGTTGTCCAGGCCGGGCACCAGGTTGAGGGCCTCATCGCCCGCCCCTTTCTGGGGGATGCTCAGTCCCGAACCCAGGCTCAGAACGCCCTTGCTCGCGCTAACAGCGTCGACGCTGGCGTTCAGGGCCTCCATGGCGGCGGCGAGATCCTCGCCGGTGTCGATAAAGGCATTCAGCAGGACCATCGCCTCGGCGTTGCTGAGGGCGTCGAGGTTGGCCCCCTCCCAGGCGTGGGCGGCCACGGCAAAGACGTGATTCTTCGCCACCACGTCTTCGAAGGCGTCGTTGTAGCCGGCGATGCTCGTGGTGAGGGCTACGGAACCGGGGCTGCCCGTGTCGTCGCCGTTCGAATCGTCCCCGGGGTTGGTGGTATCGTCCCCGAAAAGATCGTCCAAAATCTCACTGCCGTCACCGCCCCCGCCGCAACCGGCCAGGGCCAACGAAAAGACGAGAAACCCGACCAGAAAAACATTCCTCAAAACTCCAACCCCCTTGCTCATCACTTCCTCCTTCGTTAAACGGGCAACAAATTGTCTGCCGCACGGACCCATCCAGTGCGCCGGACATTTCAATGGCGTTTGGCCGCCCCGATCATGGAAACAAAAGACAGAACGGATAAAAAGAATCTTCGAAAACAGAAAAGCACAACTAAAGTAGGATTAAACCTAGGGCTTCTGAAGAGGATTACATCATAAAGATATTCTATTGTAAATCAAAAATAGATACTAATAGCCAACCTCGTCCATGCAAAAGACCAAGGTGTTGAAATAACACCTCATTCGTCCGAACCCTGTTCAGAGGAAAAACCCCGATGGTCCTGGACCGACCGACATAATGCCTTCCGGGCGGGCGACACCCTGATCTTGAACAAACACCTTTTCACAATCGCCGAAAGCATTTCGCTCGGCCTTGAAACAAAAGTTCTGGGTGGGTCCGTCAGAAAACGAGATCGTCAGGCCTCTCGCGCAAGGCCTCCTCAGCGCTTTCGGAGGGCACCGCCCGGGCCACCCCCTTGAGGCGGAAGCGGTCACAGGCGTCGGCTCCCACCGCAAACCATATTGCCCTGCCATCGGCCTTTCCAGCGCAAAGGAATTCGCAAATCCCCTGCCAACCTCTAAGAAAAAATACGAACGACATATCAGCCACTGGCGGTCATGGTCCCGACGCGCCACACCCCGGCGGTTTTTTACGGGCAGCAGTGTCCGGCCCTGCGCCGACTCTCCCGCGGGGAGGATCCCCTGTTGACAATCCTCGGCCGACTGCCTAGATTGAAGAGGGTCACCCGCCCCGGCAGCGTCATTCTTTCTTTGCAGGAAAACTGCTGCAAATGACCGAAGAAAGGAACGGATCATGACCGAAAAAATTGCGATTTTTCTGGCGGCGGACGCCTTCGGCGTGGCTGGGGCCTCTGCCGACCGCTCCAAGTTCGGCAACAAGGTTCTTCGCTGCCTCCTGCAATGCGGTCGCAGGGCGATACCGGTCAACCCGACAGCTGAATCGGTCGAAGGCATTCCCTGCGTGGCCAGCGTGTCGAACCTCCCGGAGGGTGTGAAAAGCCTCTCCGTGGTCACCCCGCCGAAGGTCACCGAGGTGGTGGTCGAACAGGCCATAGCCCGGGGTCTCGAGAACATCTTGATGCAGCCCGGTGCCGAAAGCCCCCGGGCCGTTGAGAAGTGCAGGGAGAAGGGCATCAACGTCATAGCCGACGGCAGTTGCCTCCTTGTGGCCCTCGGCTTTTCTGAGCACTAGGCCCCGGGAGACGGAAAGACCTTCCGAACGCGTTCGGTAGACAAAAAAGAGAAGCGCCCCGGCGGTATCCGCCGGGGCGCTTCTCTTCTCTAATCGGTGAAAATGGCAGGTCAGGCTTTGCTGACCTTGACGCTGACCCGGTTCTGGCCGAGGGGCATCATCTGCTGGACATTGAGCTCTTCGAAGTGGTGAGGTGCGAAAAGAAGTCCCTGGGGAACGTTTTCGCTGACCTTGACCGCACCCCTGGCCGAGCCGGTCGCGGAGGAGACCTGAATCGAGGCCCCGTCTGCAACACCGCAGCTCCGGGCATCTTCGGGGTTCATCTCGATATAGCCGGAGGGCCCAACCGCGAGGCAGCCCTCGGAATAGGTGGTGGTCGTCCCGAAATGGTAGAGGCTCTTGCCGCTGAGCAGCTGGAGCCCCTCGGTCCCGGCCCCTCCCTCCACGGGGGTATAGGTCATGCTCTTCTCGGCGGGGCGGAAAGCCTCCTTGAGGCAGGTCCTAACACCGCCCTCCCCGGCTGAACAGACATCGCTGTAAAGACCGGTCGATTCCTTGATCTCGGCCTGGAGCGCGGCAAGGTCGAGCCCCGTGGCCCCGGGGGCGACCCGGCTGTAGATCCCGGCCAGGATGGCCAGGTCCTCGCAGGCCTCGCCGACCGGCGACATGGCCCGGGCCAGACCGCCGACCCGCTGGTCGAGGGAGGTCACGGTACCGCTCTTCTCGGCGAAGGAGACTCCGGGCAGAACCACATCGGCCAACCGAGTGAGTTCCGACTCGAGAATATCCTGGACCACCAGGAAGTCGACCTGCTCCAGGGCCTTGCGCCAGCGTGCGCTCTCGGGATAGGCGACCAGGGGATTGGTCGCCGCGAGGTAGAGGAACTTGATCTCCCCTTTCTCGATCCCCTCGAGGATTCCCATGGCGTCGAGCCCGCCCTGGGGAAGCTTCTCCCTCCAGGCGCTTTCGAAAGCGCCCCGCGCCTGGTCGTAGTCCTGCTGGCCCGGCAGCATCTCGGGGCAGACCCCCATGTCGAGGAGGCCCTGGGTGTTGCCCTTCTCGTCTACGGGGAAGAGACCGCCGACATCGCCGTGCAGGGCCCCGGTTACAAGGGCGAGGTTGGCGATGGCCGCCACCTTGTCCTCGGCCGCCTCGCTGCGGGTCACGTCGCCGCCGAAGATAACGGCCACCGACTCGGCTTCGCCAAGGTAGAGGGCCGCCTCCTCGAGGATTTCCAGGGAAAGGCCGGTCTCCTGTACGGCCCGCTCCAGGTCGATGCCGAGGAGATGGGCCTTGAGCTCGTCCAGGTTCTCTACGAATTGATTCAGGTAACCATCGTCGGCCAGGCCCTTCTCGAGCACGATCCGCCCCAGAGCGTTGGCCAACTGCACCTCGCTGCCCGGCCGGTAACCGAGGAAGGTATTGGCGTGACGGGTCAGCTTGACCCGGCGCATGTTGGCGACCACCAGTTTGCCGTCGTTCTTCCGGCAGGACTTCTCGATCTGCCAGTCGATCGCCGGAGCCTCGGCGGTCACGTCGGAGCCGAAGACGAGGACCGCTCCGGCCCGGCCGATGCGGTCCATGCGGTTGCTGGCGCCCTTGAGGCCCAGCGTTCTGGAGAGAGTCTTGAGGGCGCGCAGGGCCCCGAAGCGGGCCTCGGAGTCGATGTTGTTGCTGCCGATGGCGGCCCGGAACAGCTTCTGGAAGAGGTAGTTCTCCTCGTTGGTCAGGCGGCCGGAGGCCAGGCCCGCCAATGCGCCTGCTCCCGAAGAGTCGCGCACCTCGGTCATCTTCCCGGCGACCGCGCCGAGGGCCTCGTCCCAGCCGGTACCGAGCCCGTTCAGCCGGGGCTGGACAAGGCGTTTGGCCGAGTTGACGAAGCCGTAGCCAAAGAAACCGCCGACGCAGAGCTGGCCTTCGTTGACCGTCCCCTCGTCCGGGGAGGTGACGCGGTAGACCTGGTTGTTCTTGACGTTGACCTCGATCTGGCACTGGCTGGCGCACAGGGTACAGACCGAAGGGGTCTTGCGCAGCTCCCAGGGACGGGCCTTGAATTTGAACGTCTTGGAGATCATGGTGCCGGTCGGGCAGACCGATACGCAGCTGCCGCAGAACTCGCACAGATCCAGTTTCTTGTCGATGAACGCCCGGTCCCCTTTGTCGTTGACGAACAGGGAGCTCGACCCCACGCTTTCGTGGCAGACCTTGACGCACTTCTCGCACATGACGCAGCGGGAAGGGACCTGCTGGATCAGGGGCCACTCGTTGATGTCCCCGGCGTTGACGTCCTCTGCCCGGTAAGGCTGGGCGGTCACGTCGAGGTCGTAGCAGATGTTCTGCAGGTCGCACT from Desulfuromonas sp. includes the following:
- a CDS encoding NADH-quinone oxidoreductase subunit M, which gives rise to MHNLTHIPWLTLLLAIPMAGALLCLVLARRPAACRWIALAATVAVFAVAAGLFIQGNAGMGWLWWEDAPWIGRWGIRYTVGMDGLSLLLVLLSACLLVLSVLISWREIDRHGPLYYALLLLLETGILGVFLALDLVLFYLFWEVMLIPMFLLIGIWGHERRLYAAVKFFLFTLAGSLLMLLAILGLYVLHGRQTGDWTFALAALQETAVPAGLAPWMFGAFLLAFAVKVPLVPVHTWLPDAHTEAPTAGSVILAGLLLKTGVYGLLRFGFPLFPEVALTSLPLLALLALIGIFYAAWIAYLQVDAKRLVAYSSVAHLGFVILGIAAWNVTALEGSILQMVNHGITTGALFALVGMIDARAGTRRLDGLGGLWARIPVLSAFFLFFCLASLGLPGLNNFAGEILILVGAFQARPIWGALGMAGVVFAAAYTLRLAQGVIWGEPRDKEPWPDMTVREGLVLVPLAVMVLWLGLYPAPFLEPLREPVQLLLDSLASAPKGGLP
- a CDS encoding NADH-quinone oxidoreductase subunit N, coding for MSLLELTSLLPVLILALGSTALLMAGAWWPASRSLLLTGVGIALAAALHAALVTPPAAEVAGMFGTGPYARFFTVLWSLAGALTLLLSLRYGPERNFPAGEYASLILFASAGMALLSSATSLVGVFLGLETFTLVFYILIAFHKESPDGAEAGLKYLVMGAVATGFLAFGIALIYAVSGTFHIPEAMAGLVADGRLRPLGLAGWAMLVVALGFKISLVPFHLWTPDVYQGAPAPVTGILAAGSKGATVAALVPLLSGPLTGGDLTPLLWLLSALTMLVGTLCALRQENLKRMLGYSSVVHMGYVLIGLIASGEIGESAVLFYLVSYTAATLGAFGTIASLSGPEGEPQDLSALRGLGYRHPYRAGALAVFLFSLAGIPPAAGFIGKFGIFYAAVKTGYVGLAILGALASLVSVAYYLRPVMAMFMTEEKGPEVPAGNSAEHTALAACLAATLLLGILPGPLLDLIALVLP
- a CDS encoding TIGR00266 family protein; the encoded protein is MKCHEVDYEIVGDDMQMVTVELDPGETVIAEAGAMNYMEEGIAFEAKMGDGSQPDQGLMGKLLGAGKRALTGESLFMTHFSNGGVGKRHVAFAAPYPGRIIPMNLARQGGEILCQKDSFLCAALGTEVDIAFQRRLGAGFFGGEGFILQRLRGDGMVFIHACGTIVERELKGETLRVDTGCLVAFEPTVEYDIERAGNLKSMFFGGEGLFLATLRGHGRVWMQSLPFSRLADRIISHAPKAGGSAKGEGSVLGGLGRMLDGD
- a CDS encoding CoA-binding protein — its product is MTEKIAIFLAADAFGVAGASADRSKFGNKVLRCLLQCGRRAIPVNPTAESVEGIPCVASVSNLPEGVKSLSVVTPPKVTEVVVEQAIARGLENILMQPGAESPRAVEKCREKGINVIADGSCLLVALGFSEH
- a CDS encoding molybdopterin-dependent oxidoreductase, with protein sequence MVSLTIDGKTIGVPEGTTILEAARELGIAIPTLCWLQKVSPTGACRICAVEIEGVDRPMTACNTPVKEGIVVTTQSEQLTTIRKQIVELLLINHPLDCPVCDAAGECDLQNICYDLDVTAQPYRAEDVNAGDINEWPLIQQVPSRCVMCEKCVKVCHESVGSSSLFVNDKGDRAFIDKKLDLCEFCGSCVSVCPTGTMISKTFKFKARPWELRKTPSVCTLCASQCQIEVNVKNNQVYRVTSPDEGTVNEGQLCVGGFFGYGFVNSAKRLVQPRLNGLGTGWDEALGAVAGKMTEVRDSSGAGALAGLASGRLTNEENYLFQKLFRAAIGSNNIDSEARFGALRALKTLSRTLGLKGASNRMDRIGRAGAVLVFGSDVTAEAPAIDWQIEKSCRKNDGKLVVANMRRVKLTRHANTFLGYRPGSEVQLANALGRIVLEKGLADDGYLNQFVENLDELKAHLLGIDLERAVQETGLSLEILEEAALYLGEAESVAVIFGGDVTRSEAAEDKVAAIANLALVTGALHGDVGGLFPVDEKGNTQGLLDMGVCPEMLPGQQDYDQARGAFESAWREKLPQGGLDAMGILEGIEKGEIKFLYLAATNPLVAYPESARWRKALEQVDFLVVQDILESELTRLADVVLPGVSFAEKSGTVTSLDQRVGGLARAMSPVGEACEDLAILAGIYSRVAPGATGLDLAALQAEIKESTGLYSDVCSAGEGGVRTCLKEAFRPAEKSMTYTPVEGGAGTEGLQLLSGKSLYHFGTTTTYSEGCLAVGPSGYIEMNPEDARSCGVADGASIQVSSATGSARGAVKVSENVPQGLLFAPHHFEELNVQQMMPLGQNRVSVKVSKA